The following coding sequences lie in one Filimonas effusa genomic window:
- a CDS encoding LytR/AlgR family response regulator transcription factor codes for MPLNHLFIFHQDGYLNIEISRISHIEGGDVYSTVHLDNCKHLVKMPLYLIAESLKANGFYRIHTSYIVPLQRIVSINSDVTDIKGVGNLPVSKKYFRLLLSEVRTIHTSKGSQG; via the coding sequence ATTTGTTCATTTTTCACCAGGACGGTTATTTAAATATTGAAATATCCAGGATCAGCCATATAGAAGGCGGCGATGTTTACAGTACTGTTCATCTCGACAATTGCAAACATCTTGTTAAGATGCCCCTGTACCTAATAGCTGAAAGCCTGAAGGCCAATGGGTTCTACCGGATACATACTTCCTATATTGTTCCGCTGCAACGCATCGTAAGTATAAATTCAGACGTTACAGACATTAAAGGAGTCGGAAATTTGCCGGTTTCTAAAAAATATTTTCGATTGTTGCTTAGCGAGGTACGTACAATTCATACCAGCAAAGGATCACAGGGGTAA